A region of the Hordeum vulgare subsp. vulgare chloroplast, complete genome genome:
GATAGTCATAAGATACTTTTATCAAGTAGTGGGAAGACTATAAGTATTCCTTTAGTTAACCACCGTCGCTCTAACAAAAATACTTGTATGCACCAAAAACCTCGGGTTCCACGGGGTAAATCCATTAAAAAAGGACAAATTTTAGCAGAAGGAGCTGCTACAGTTGGGGGGGAACTTGCTTTAGGAAAAAACGTATTAGTAGCTTATATGCCATGGGAAGGTTACAATTTTGAAGACGCAGTACTAATTAGCGAACGTTTGGTATATGAGGATATTTATACCTCTTTTCACATCCGGAAATATGAAATTCAGACGGATACGACAAGCCAGGGCTCCGCTGAAAAAATCACTAAAGAAATACCACATCTAGAAGAACATTTACTCCGCAATTTGGACAAAAATGGAGTTGTTAGGTTGGGATCCTGGGTAGAAACTGGTGATATTTTAGTAGGTAAATTAACGCCTCAGATAGCGAGCGAATCATCATATATCGCAGAAGCTGGATTATTACGGGCCATATTCGGCCTTGAGGTTTCCACTTCAAAAGAAACTTCTCTGAAATTACCTATAGGTGGAAGAGGGCGCGTTATCGATGTGAAATGGATCCAAAGGGACCCCCTCGACATAATGGTTCGTGTATATATTTTACAGAAACGTGAAATCAAAGTTGGGGATAAAGTAGCCGGAAGACATGGGAATAAAGGGATCATTTCCAAAATTTTGCCTAGGCAAGATATGCCCTATTTGCAAGATGGAACACCCGTTGATATGGTCTTCAATCCCTTAGGAGTACCCTCCCGAATGAATGTGGGACAAATATTTGAAAGCTCGCTCGGATTAGCGGGGGATCTGCTAAAGAAACATTATAGAATAGCACCCTTTGATGAGAGATATGAGCAAGAGGCTTCAAGAAAACTTGTGTTTTCAGAATTATATGAAGCCAGTAAAGAAACAAAAAATCCATGGGTATTTGAACCCGAGTACCCGGGAAAAAGCAGAATATTTGATGGAAGAACAGGCGACCCCTTTGAGCAACCTGTTCTAATAGGGAAGTCCTATATCTTAAAATTAATTCATCAAGTTGATGAGAAAATTCATGGGCGTTCTACTGGGCCCTACTCACTTGTTACACAACAACCGGTTAGAGGAAGAGCCAAGCAAGGGGGACAACGAGTAGGAGAAATGGAAGTTTGGGCTTTAGAAGGATTTGGTGTTGCTCATATTTTACAAGAGATACTTACTTATAAATCTGACCATCTTATAGCTCGCCAAGAAATACTTAATGCTACGATCTGGGGAAAAAGAATACCTAATCATGAGGATCCTCCAGAATCTTTTCGAGTGCTCGTTCGAGAACTACGATCTTTGGCTCTAGAACTGAATCATTTCCTTGTATCTGAAAAGAACTTCCAGGTTAATAGGGAGGAAGTTTGATCGGAATAAATATAAATTCTTTTCTTATTTCTATTTTATGATTGACCAATATAAACATCAACAACTTCAAATTGGACTCGTTTCCCCTCAACAAATAAAGGCTTGGGCTAACAAAAACCTACCTAATGGAGAAGCCGTTGGCGAAGTCACAAGGCCCTCTACTTTTCATTATAAAACCGATAAACCAGAAAAAGATGGATTGTTTTGCGAAAGAATCTTTGGACCCATAAAAAGCGGGATTTGCGGTTGTGGCAATTCTCGAGCGAGCGGAGCTGAAAACGAAGACGAAAGATTTTGCCAAAAATGCGGGGTAGAATTTGTGGATTCTCGGATACGAAGATATCAAATGGGATACATCAAACTCGCATGTCCCGTGACTCATGTGTGGTATTTGAAAGGTCTTCCTAGTTATATCGCGAATCTTTTAGATAAACCTCTTAAGAAGTTGGAGGGCCTAGTATACGGCGATTTCTCTTTTGCTAGGCCCAGCACTAAAAAACCCACTTTTTTACGATTACGAGGTTTATTCGAAGAGGAAATTGCATCCTGTAACCACAGCATTTCTCCCTTTTTTTCTACCCCAGGCTTTGCAACATTTCGAAATCGGGAAATTGCGACAGGAGCAGGTGCTATTAGAGAACAATTAGCAGATTTGGATTTGCGAATTATTATAGAGAATTCTTTGGTCGAATGGAAGGAATTAGAAGACGAGGGGTATAGTGGAGATGAGTGGGAAGATAGAAAAAGACGAATAAGAAAAGTTTTTTTGATTAGACGCATGCAATTGGCGAAACATTTTATTCAAACAAATGTAGAACCAGAATGGATGGTTTTGTGCTTATTACCGGTTCTTCCTCCCGAATTGAGACCTATTGTTTATAGGTCTGGAGATAAAGTAGTGACTTCAGACATTAATGAACTTTATAAGAGAGTTATCCGTCGGAACAACAATCTTGCCTATCTATTAAAAAGAAGTGAATTAGCGCCAGCAGATTTAGTAATGTGCCAGGAAAAATTGGTACAAGAAGCCGTGGATACACTTCTTGATAGTGGGTCCCGCGGGCAACCGACGAGGGATGGTCACAATAAAGTATACAAATCACTTTCAGATGTAATTGAAGGTAAAGAGGGAAGGTTTCGCGAGACTCTGCTTGGGAAACGGGTCGATTACTCGGGGCGTTCTGTCATTGTTGTGGGTCCTTCGCTTTCATTACATCAATGTGGATTACCTCTAGAGATAGCAATAAAGCTTTTTCAGCTATTTGTAATTCGCGATTTAATCACGAAACGCGCCACTTCTAATGTCAGGATTGCTAAAAGGAAAATTTGGGAAAAGGAACCCATTGTATGGGAAATACTTCAAGAAGTTATGCGGGGACATCCTGTACTGTTAAATAGAGCACCTACTCTGCATAGATTAGGCATACAGGCCTTTCAACCCACTTTAGTAGAGGGGCGTACTATTTCTTTACACCCATTAGTGTGTAAGGGTTTCAATGCAGACTTTGATGGAGATCAAATGGCTGTTCATCTACCTTTATCCTTGGAAGCTCAGGCGGAAGCCCGTTTACTTATGTTTTCTCATATGAATCTCTTATCTCCTGCTATTGGGGATCCTATTTGCGTACCAACCCAAGACATGCTTATCGGGCTTTATGTATTAACAATTGGAAAGCGTCGAGGTATTTGTGCAAATAGATATAATAGTTTCAGAAACTATCCAAATTTAAAAGTCAATTACAATAATAATAATTCTAAGTATAGGAAAGATAAAGAACCCCATTTTTCTAGTTCTTATGATGCACTGGGAGCTTATAGACAAAAACTAATCAGTTTAGATAGTCCCTTGTGGCTACGATGGAACCTGGATCAACGCGTCATTGGGTCAAGAGAAGTTCCGATTGAAATTCAATATGAATCTTTGGGGACTTATCATGAGATTTATGCTCACTATCTAATAATGGGAAATAGAAAAAAAGAAATTCGTTCGATATACATTCGAACCACTCTTGGTCATATTTCTTTTTATAGAGAAATAGAGGAAGCCGTACAAGGATTTAGTCAGGCCTATTCATACACTACCTAAACAAGAAAGTTAGATTCGGCGATGCCCCTCCCCTTTGCTTTCGGGGGGCATTCCGATTTCCCTAGTATCATCATTATTTGCCACGCGAATCCAGATTGAGATTGAGGCAATTAAGTTAATTAAATTTTCGAATCACTGACTCAGGCCCATTGTCGAATCCTACTCAGCAATTGTCGAATCCTACTCAGCCGAAAAGGGGGTACTTATGTATGGCGGAACGGGCCAATCTGGTCTTTCATAATAAAGAGATAGACGGAACTGGTATGAAACGACTTATTAGCAGATTAATAGATCATTTTGGAATGGGATATACATCCCATATACTGGATCAACTAAAGACTCTGGGCTTCTATCAAGCCACTACTACATCGATTTCGTTAGGAATCGAGGATCTTTTAACAATACCCTCTAAGGGATGGTTAGTCCAAGACGCGGAACAACAGAGTTTTCTTTTGGAGAAACACTATTATTATGGGGCTGTACACGCGGTAGAAAAATTACGCCAATCTGTTGAGATATGGTATGCGACAAGTGAATATTTGAAACAAGAAATGAATTCAAATTTTCGGATAACGGATCCTTCTAATCCAGTCTATCTAATGTCTTTTTCAGGAGCCAGAGGAAATGCATCTCAAGTACACCAATTAGTAGGTATGAGAGGATTAATGTCGGACCCTCAAGGACAAATGATTGATTTACCTATTCAAAGCAATTTACGCGAGGGACTTTCTTTGACAGAATATATAATTTCCTGCTATGGAGCCCGCAAAGGGGTTGTAGATACTGCTGTACGAACAGCAGATGCTGGATATCTTACACGTAGACTTGTTGAAGTAGTTCAACATATTATTGTGCGTAGAAGAGATTGTGGTACTATCCGAGGTATTTCTGTAAGTCCTCAAAATGGGATGACGGAAAAACTTTTTGTCCAAACACTAATTGGTCGTGTATTAGCAGACGATATATATATCGGTTCACGATGCATTGCCGCGCGAAATCAAGATATTGGAATTGGATTAGTCAATCGATTCATAACTGCCTTTCGAGCACAACCATTTCGAGCACAACCAATATATATTAGAACCCCCTTTACTTGCCGAAGCACTTCTTGGATCTGTCAATTATGCTATGGCCGGAGTCCTACTCATAGTGATCTGGTGGAATTGGGAGAAGCCGTAGGTATTATTGCGGGTCAATCAATTGGGGAGCCAGGGACTCAACTAACATTAAGAACTTTTCATACTGGCGGAGTATTCACAGGGGGTACTGCCGACCTTGTACGATCCCCTTCGAATGGAAAAATCCAATTCAATGAGAATTTGGTTCACCCCACACGTACCCGTCATGGACAGCCTGCTTTTCTATGTTATATAGACTTGCATGTAACTATTCAGAGTCAAGATATTCTATATAGTGTGAATATTCCCTCAAAAAGCTTGATTCTAGTGCAAAATGATCAATATGTAAAATCTGAACAAGTAATTGCGGAGATTCGTGCCGGAACGTCCACTTTACATTTTAAAGAAAGGGTACAAAAGCATATTTATTCTGAATCAGACGGCGAAATGCACTGGAGTACTGATGTTTACCATGCGCCCGAATATCAATATGGTAATCTTCGTCGATTACCAAAAACAAGCCATTTATGGATATTATCCGTAAGTATGTGCAGATCCAGTATAGCGTCTTTTTCACTCCACAAGGATCAAGATCAAATGAATACTTATGGTAAAAAAGATAGGGAAATTCTTGATTATTCAACGTCGGATCGAATCATGTCCAATGGCCATTGGAATTTGATCTATCCTTCTATTTTTCAAGATAATTCAGATTTGTTGGCGAAAAAGCGAAGAAATAGGTTCGTCATTCCATTACAATATCATCAAGAACAAGAGAAAGAACTAATATCCTGTTTTGGGATTTCGATTGAAATCCCCTTTATGGGTGTTTTACGTAGAAATACTATTTTTGCTTATTTTGACGATCCCCGATACAGAAAAGATAAAAAGGGTTCAGGAATTGTTAAATTTAGAT
Encoded here:
- the rpoC1 gene encoding RNA polymerase beta' subunit, translated to MIDQYKHQQLQIGLVSPQQIKAWANKNLPNGEAVGEVTRPSTFHYKTDKPEKDGLFCERIFGPIKSGICGCGNSRASGAENEDERFCQKCGVEFVDSRIRRYQMGYIKLACPVTHVWYLKGLPSYIANLLDKPLKKLEGLVYGDFSFARPSTKKPTFLRLRGLFEEEIASCNHSISPFFSTPGFATFRNREIATGAGAIREQLADLDLRIIIENSLVEWKELEDEGYSGDEWEDRKRRIRKVFLIRRMQLAKHFIQTNVEPEWMVLCLLPVLPPELRPIVYRSGDKVVTSDINELYKRVIRRNNNLAYLLKRSELAPADLVMCQEKLVQEAVDTLLDSGSRGQPTRDGHNKVYKSLSDVIEGKEGRFRETLLGKRVDYSGRSVIVVGPSLSLHQCGLPLEIAIKLFQLFVIRDLITKRATSNVRIAKRKIWEKEPIVWEILQEVMRGHPVLLNRAPTLHRLGIQAFQPTLVEGRTISLHPLVCKGFNADFDGDQMAVHLPLSLEAQAEARLLMFSHMNLLSPAIGDPICVPTQDMLIGLYVLTIGKRRGICANRYNSFRNYPNLKVNYNNNNSKYRKDKEPHFSSSYDALGAYRQKLISLDSPLWLRWNLDQRVIGSREVPIEIQYESLGTYHEIYAHYLIMGNRKKEIRSIYIRTTLGHISFYREIEEAVQGFSQAYSYTT